The sequence GGTTGACTGCTTGCGGAGGATCCAGTGGCGGAGGCGATGGGATCCAGTTGCGGATGGCGTTGGCCGACAACGAGCAGAGCAACTACTACCAGGGCGCCCTCGCGATTGCCGAGGAGGTGGCCGAGCGCACCGATGGCCGTATCGAGATCACCGTGGTCGCCGGCGGGTCGCTCGGTGACGAGCGCGCCACGGTGGAGATGGCCATGAACGGTGATCTGGACATCGCGACCGGAGCCAACTCCGTCTTCACGAACTGGATCCCGGAGATGTCTATTCTGGATCAGGCTTACTTGTGGGAGAACGCCGATCAGGCCCATGCCGCTGTCGACGGCGAAGTGGGAGACCTGATCGAGGAGGCAGCGCTTGAGCAGAACCTTCACGTGGTCGGCTACATGGAGTCTGGCTTCCGTAATGTCTTCTCGACACGGCCGATCGAGTCGATCGACGACTTCGCCGGGTTGAAGATTCGTACGATGCAGAACGAATACCAGCTCGCCGCTTTCGAAGGGTTCGGTGCAGTCCCGGTCGGACTGCCGTCCGGTGAGCAGTTCACAGCACTGCAGCAGGGAACGATTGATGCCGTGGAGAATGCGACGTCGAACGCGCTGGCGAACAGCTACTACGAGGTGGCGCCGCACATCACCAACACCGAGCACACGTTCGTCTACATCGTCATGGCACTGTCCGACGACGCCTGGAACAAGATTCCGGAGGAACTGCGCGAGCCCTTCCTCGAGGGTATGCAAGCGGGGTACGAGCAGCAGCGCGAGTTCCTCGTCCAGGCGAACGACGAGGCTGAGGCCGAGCTGCAGGACGAGGGCGTGGAGTTCTACGACATCGACCAGGAGGAGATGCGCGCCGCCTGGGAGGACACCGTAGACGGGCACGGCTGGTCGTTCGACCCTGAGTGGCAGGACGCCGTCGACACGGCGCGCGAGCAGGGCTAACCATGGATGTGAGCGCACCCCGAGACTTCGTGCTCAAGCGGCTGCTCAAGGGGTTCGAGGACGTCGTTCTCGCCGGAACGTTCATCGTGATGATCCTGGCGATGGCCATACAGGTCCTCAATCGCACCTTCTGGCAGTTCTCCATGCCGTGGCTGGAGGAGACGTCTCTCTTCGCGATGCTCTACATGGTCCTCATCGGGACAGAGGCAGGCCTGCGGGACGGGTCCCAGATCGCCGTCACGATGCTCCCGGACAAGTTGAGGGGACGTGCGCGGCTGGCTGTGCAGCTGCTTGCCAAAGTGGCCGTCCTGGTGTTCTCGGTGGTGATGCTCATCGGTTCCTACAACCTGGTGCAGCAGCAGGTCACCAGCGGGCAGACAAGTCCCGCGCTCGGCTGGCCGATGTGGGTGCCCTACGGCTCGTTCGCGATCTCCTTCCTATTGATCGTCGTCGTGCAGGCTATTGCGCTGGTGCTTCAGGTTCGGGCGCTCATAGCGAATGACGAGTCGATCGCTATGAGGATCGACGTCCGCACCCAAGACAACGCCGAGCCGCTCACCGGCGCTGACGGAGACGGTCCCGACGCACCGATCGAGGAGAGGGGCGGTGATCAGCGATGACCATCGCCATCGTGCTCATAGCTTTCTTCGTCCTGCTGGTCATCGGTGTTCCCATCGGTGTGGCGCTCGGAGCCGGGGTGCTAGCGGCGATCCTCCTGGACCCCGGTACTCCGGTCGGGACCGAGGTGGTCGCGCAGCGGATGTACGGCGGGCTCGAGTCCACCGCGCTGATGGCGATCCCGTTCTTCATTCTGGCCGGCAACTTGATGACCCAGGGCGGGATCTCCCGAGGGCTGGTCAACTTCACCAACGCCATCGTGGGTGGAGTACGCGGCGGACTGGCCTACGTACTGGTCCTCGCTGCCGCCTTCTTCGCCATGCTCTCCGGCTCGGCGCCCGCAACCGTGGTGGCGATCGGTGTGATGCTCTACCAGGACATGGTGCGCCTGGGCTATCCGAAGAAGCGCCTGGCCGGCCTGCTTGTGGTCGCCGGCGGACTGGGACCTGTGATCCCGCCGAGCATCATCATGGTCGTCATCGCCGCACTGATGGGCACGTCCGTCGGTGACATGTTCGCCTCCGGACTGCTCGTCGGCGGGCTCCTCGCCTTCGCGCTGTTAGCGATGGTGGGATTCATCGCCCACAAGGAGGGCTGGCCGAAGAGCGCAGAAAAATTCTCGTTGAAGCGACTTGGCACATCCTTCGTCAAGGCGCTGCCTGCTCTGGCCCTTCCCGCCATCATCCTGGGCGGCATCTACTCCGGACTGTTCACACCAACCGAATCGGCGGCGATCGCCGTCGTCTGGGCGATGTTCGCGAGTCTCGTGATCTATCGCAAGTCCACCCTCAGGGACATCGTGAATGTCCTGATCGCCTCGGCCAAGAGCACCGCAATGATCCTGTTCATCACGGCTGCCTCGACTGCCTTCTCCTGGCTGTTCGCGTACTCGGGAACGTCCGGAAGGCTGGTGCAGTGGATCATGTCGATGGACCTCGGTCCCGTCACCTTCCTGGCGATCAGCGCTCTCGTGCTGGTCATTCTCGGCTTCTTCCTGGAGGGGACAGCCATCGCGATCCTCATGGTCCCGATCCTGTGGCCGATCGCTGACCTCCTCGGCGTCCATCCCATTCACTTCGGGCTGGTCGTTGCCCTGACAGCCGTCGTGGGGACAATGACACCGCCAGTCGCCGTCGGGCTGGTCGCAGCAGTCAGCGTCACCAAACAGAGTCTCGGCACGATCAGCCGGGCGGAGATACCGTTCTTCCTCATCTATC is a genomic window of Ruania zhangjianzhongii containing:
- a CDS encoding TRAP transporter substrate-binding protein: MKKYMPVAVAGGLSLALGLTACGGSSGGGDGIQLRMALADNEQSNYYQGALAIAEEVAERTDGRIEITVVAGGSLGDERATVEMAMNGDLDIATGANSVFTNWIPEMSILDQAYLWENADQAHAAVDGEVGDLIEEAALEQNLHVVGYMESGFRNVFSTRPIESIDDFAGLKIRTMQNEYQLAAFEGFGAVPVGLPSGEQFTALQQGTIDAVENATSNALANSYYEVAPHITNTEHTFVYIVMALSDDAWNKIPEELREPFLEGMQAGYEQQREFLVQANDEAEAELQDEGVEFYDIDQEEMRAAWEDTVDGHGWSFDPEWQDAVDTAREQG
- a CDS encoding TRAP transporter small permease, with the protein product MDVSAPRDFVLKRLLKGFEDVVLAGTFIVMILAMAIQVLNRTFWQFSMPWLEETSLFAMLYMVLIGTEAGLRDGSQIAVTMLPDKLRGRARLAVQLLAKVAVLVFSVVMLIGSYNLVQQQVTSGQTSPALGWPMWVPYGSFAISFLLIVVVQAIALVLQVRALIANDESIAMRIDVRTQDNAEPLTGADGDGPDAPIEERGGDQR
- a CDS encoding TRAP transporter large permease, with the protein product MTIAIVLIAFFVLLVIGVPIGVALGAGVLAAILLDPGTPVGTEVVAQRMYGGLESTALMAIPFFILAGNLMTQGGISRGLVNFTNAIVGGVRGGLAYVLVLAAAFFAMLSGSAPATVVAIGVMLYQDMVRLGYPKKRLAGLLVVAGGLGPVIPPSIIMVVIAALMGTSVGDMFASGLLVGGLLAFALLAMVGFIAHKEGWPKSAEKFSLKRLGTSFVKALPALALPAIILGGIYSGLFTPTESAAIAVVWAMFASLVIYRKSTLRDIVNVLIASAKSTAMILFITAASTAFSWLFAYSGTSGRLVQWIMSMDLGPVTFLAISALVLVILGFFLEGTAIAILMVPILWPIADLLGVHPIHFGLVVALTAVVGTMTPPVAVGLVAAVSVTKQSLGTISRAEIPFFLIYLAVVAAVVFIPWLSTVLIT